A region of Heteronotia binoei isolate CCM8104 ecotype False Entrance Well chromosome 2, APGP_CSIRO_Hbin_v1, whole genome shotgun sequence DNA encodes the following proteins:
- the LOC132567252 gene encoding gastrula zinc finger protein XlCGF57.1-like, whose amino-acid sequence MLEERYKCLECGMNFSDLTRCTVHVGMHTGKKNDQWLECGKTMIGRAESLRHIRTNTGEKLYSGSDYDKRFSEKSDLIQHQRIHSGEKPFICSQSVIMFLDGKKCNIHFPKQHIMKAYKCFQCGKYFRYKSQCLVHQRIHTAGKSFEYSVSGKRFSQSDQSNQRTHTGEKPFECSECGKRFSQSGDLQKHLRIHTREKPFECSECGKRFSQSGHRQRHLRIHTGEKPFRCSECGKKFSQSGSLQWHQRTHLGEKPFECSECGKRFIHSGDLQKHHRTHTGEKPFECSECGKRFNQSGDLQKHLRIHTGQKPFECSECGKRFSQTSNLQQHQRTHTGEKPFECSECGKRFNHNGHLQQHQRTHTGEKPFECSECGKRFSYNCSLVQHLGIHTGEKPFKCSECGKRFIHTSTLQQHLRTHTEEKPFECYECGKRFSDSSSLQKHQRTHTGEKPFECSECGKKFSQSGSLQQHRRTHTGEKPFECSECGKRFIQSGHLQQHQRTHTGEKPFECSECRKRFSHNGDLQKHLRTHTGEKPFECLECGKRFIHSGNLQQHQRTHTGEKPFECSECGKRFSQSSNLQSHLRTHTEKKPLNAQSVGND is encoded by the coding sequence ATGTTGGAGGAAAGATACaagtgcttagagtgtggaatgaacttctcagATCTAACACGATGTACTGTTCATGTTGGAATGCACACTGGAAAGAAGAATGATCAATGGCTGGAATGTGGAAAGACCATGATTGGCAGAGCAGAGTCCCTTAGACATATAAGAACGAATACAGGAGAGAAACTTTATAGTGGCTCAGACTATGACAAAAGATTCTCAGAGAAATCAGACCTCATTCAACACCAAAGAATTCATTCTGGAGAGAAGCCCTTTATCTGTTCCCAGAGTGTAATTATGTTTTTGGATGGGAAAAAGTGTAATATTCATTTTCCAAAGCAGCACATAATGAAGGCATATAAATGCTTTCAGTGTGGGAAGTACTTCAGATACAAATCGCAGTGCCTTGTGCACCAAAGGATCCACACAGCGGGGAAATCTTTTGAATACTCAGTGtctgggaagagattcagtcagagtgaccAAAGtaatcaaagaacccacacaggggagaagccttttgaatgctcagaatgtgggaagagattcagtcaaagtggtgatcttcaaaaacatctacgaatccacacaagggagaagccttttgaatgctcagagtgtgggaagagattcagtcaaagtggcCATCGTCAAAGAcatctaagaatccacacaggggagaagccttttcgatgctcagagtgtggtaagaagttcagtcagagtggcagtcttcaatggcatcaaagaacccacttaggagagaagccttttgaatgctcagagtgtggaaagagattcattcacagtggcgatcttcaaaaacatcacagaacccacacaggggagaagccttttgaatgctcagagtgtgggaagagattcaatcagagtggcgatcttcaaaaacatctaagaatccacacagggcagaaaccttttgagtgctcagagtgtgggaagagattcagtcagactagcaatcttcaacagcatcaaagaacccacacaggggaaaagccttttgaatgctcagagtgtgggaagagattcaatcacaatggccatcttcaacagcatcaaagaacccacacaggggaaaagccttttgaatgctcagagtgtgggaaaagattcagttaCAATTGCAGTCTTGTACAACACCTaggaatccacacaggagagaagccttttaaatgctcagaatgtggaaagagattcattcacactagcactcttcaacagcatctaagaactcacacagaggagaagccttttgaatgctatgaatgtgggaagagattcagtgacagtagcagtcttcaaaaacatcaaagaacgcacacaggggagaagccttttgaatgctcagagtgtggaaagaaattcagtcagagtggcagtcttcagcagcatcgaagaacccacacaggggagaagccttttgaatgctcagaatgtggaaagagattcattcagagtggccatcttcagcagcatcaaagaacccacacaggagagaagccctttgaatgctcagagtgtcggaagagattcagtcacaatggtgatcttcaaaaacatctaagaacccacacaggggagaagccttttgaatgcttagagtgtggaaagagattcattcacagtggcaatcttcaacagcatcaaagaacccatacaggggagaagccttttgaatgttcagagtgtgggaagagatttagtcagagtagcaatcttcaGAGTCatctgagaacccacacagagaagaagcctttgaatgctcagagtgtaggaAATGACTGA